A region from the Halichondria panicea chromosome 11, odHalPani1.1, whole genome shotgun sequence genome encodes:
- the LOC135344430 gene encoding acetyl-CoA carboxylase-like isoform X1 → MADKVKQQQHTRSLSGYSLSYKPKTTVATPEEYVAKCGGKRVIEKVLVANNGIGAVKFIRSVRRWAYEMFGNEKAIKFCAMVSPEDLKANAEFIKLADNFIPVPGGSNNHNYANVDLILDIAKRVPVQAVWAGWGHASENPKLPELLHKNNIIFLGPPAKAMWALGDKIASSIVAQTASVPTLPWSGSGLTIDFTEEDLQKGKIAHVPDSVYKKGCIQDAQHGIKVAEKIGFPVMIKASEGGGGKGIRKATNKKEFPSLYNQVQAEVPGSPVFVMKLANNARHVEVQLIADQYGNAISLFGRDCSVQRRHQKIIEEAPAAITDPVVFERMEKSAVRLAKMVGYVSAGTVEYLYHDGGEFHFLELNPRLQVEHPCTEMVADVNLPALQLQVGMGIPLHCIRDIRRLYKVDPWETTPIDFDTPVNKPTPHGHVIACRITAENPDEGFRPGSGTVQELNFHSSKNVWGYFSVSATGGLHEYADSQFGHCFAWGETREIARNNMVPALRKLSIRGDFRTTVEFLSTLLETQAFHQNTIDTGWLDRLIAEKVKSEKPEPILGVICATLCIAEGAFKKRFADYQILLERGQVMNAELLSNVVDVELIYSGVKYTLKASRVQPTTYGLVMNGSLLEVEVHCLSDGSLLLSLDGASYTTYMREEVDKYRVVVSGRTCEFDKENDPTKLRATSPGKLLHYLVEDGGSVSPGAAYAEIEVMKMVTTLTASVGGTIHHVRRPGAILHPGTLVATLDLDDSSQIQAAQRSTDTLPQHKTASGCGDKVHQVYQSSKKGLLYLMAGFGVQQEPFYTDKMTLLANDMLTALKDPTLPLMETKELLSTISSRIPHSVDMEIGKCLTRYAGNLTSILSQFPTTKIENIINRHAATLQRRADHDQFFMNTNPIMQLVQKYRHGMRSRLKATIVELLREYYRVEEAFQNGYEKGVQRLRVEHSEDMAKVSADIFAHYYIVGRNTLAVRLIGALQQQETYNMSEDLKKVLLDLASLNNHKNSKVALSARQVLIAAHQPPYELRYNQVESIFLEAIDGNSFQADSLEQLIKSDTAIFDILPSCFYHRNKLVRVAALEVYVRRSYTAYDVTSVQHDELEGGVPIVQWQFLLPLTHPNRLVAYRRASMSSLPVAKVYSLSEDLMGFAKQQAQGNVIECQRTGIMAAFSSFENFEGYFGDLMDLFTPEDTPNSPAPITSPDLLSSIDEHTKDDVFDGGITMKEIPSIPLESVSSNSSTPRGSTNQLPATMATDEPIHIINIGLYCNENEELNDILLSTKCHQFVQSNKAQLHQCGIRRISFLFCKERTFPKFFTFRARSDFTEDTIYRHLEPALAFQLEINRLSNFDIQFLPCQNHRMHLYLGSAKVAAGLPVTDHRFFIRTIIRHSDFVTREASYEYMWKEGERMFLECLDQLEVANAEVKEKIRTDCNHIFLHFVPPVILDPRKIQEKMLAIVSHYGVRLYRHRVTEAEIKCAIRLSPNDASIPIRVFITSDNGVSVRTHMYREVENPRTKELVFENYDQSESGSLNGQKVNTPYPSKDHLQQKRYIAQSMGTTYVYDFLELFRQGVMKQWERYIGQVRRSRGDKLTLPNYDKVLNSTELVLDDQGVLREVNRVAGENEVAMVAWRVSMLTPQYPEGRDMIIIANDITNQIGSFGPEEDRLFQQASALSREQGIPRLYIAANSGARIGLAEELKQLFQVAWVDEQEPDKGFKYLYLSPTDYMKVNSGGSVLTEHIEESGESRYKITDIIGKKDGLGVENLSGSGMIAGETSQAYNDVFTINLVTCRAIGIGAYLVRLGQRVIQVENSHIILTGAGALNKVLGREVYSSNAQLGGIQIMHNNGVTHRIAPSDVEGVFGVLDWLAFVPMCRGGPLPVLPPLDPVDRCIEFLPTKAPYNPRHLITGHPHRGGVEWVKGFFDEGSFIETLDNWAMTVVCGRARLGGIPCGVIAVETRSVECTIPADPANPSSESTVLSQAGQVWYPDSAFKTAQALQDMNKEGLPVIIFANWRGFSGGMRDMYQEVLKYGAMIVDALRGYTQPVFVYLPPHGELRGGAWVVVDPTINPAQMEMYADRESRGGVLESEGTVEIKFRRKDIIKAMSRLDTAYNDVQSQLKSPTLSPDERKRLEATLSAREESLASTFHQVAVEFANLHDTPGRMHKKGCVSDVLDWKNARKFFYWRLRRRLGEEKAIGLVINADRCLSRGEALELLKRWFVESKGTVNAYLWHNNEVAGQWLEGQTISSGLSTVTQNLACIRRDAVQREVLGLVANSPDIAMETVVRMAQGLTSSQRSQVMHLLSSIEGSNRN, encoded by the exons ATGGCAGACAAGGTCAAGCAGCAACAGCACACACGCTCTCTATCGGGTTACTCTCTTTCCTACAAGCCCAAGACCACG GTGGCCACTCCAGAAGAGTACGTTGCCAAGTGTGGTGGGAAGAGAGTGATTGAGAAGGTGTTAGTTGCTAATAATGGCATTGGAGCTGTCAAGTTCATTCGCTCAGTTCGAAGATGGGCCTACGAAATGTTTGGCAATGAGAAAGCCATCAAGTTTTGTGCCATGGTTTCCCCAGAGGACCTTAAG GCAAACGCTGAGTTCATAAAGCTGGCTGACAACTTTATCCCAGTCCCTGGAGGTTCCAACAATCACAACTATGCTAATGTGGACCTAATTCTGGATATAGCCAAGAGGGTGCCTGTCCAGGCTGTGTGGGCGGGATGGGGGCATGCCTCAGAGAACCCAAAGCTACCAGAGCTACTGCACAAGAACAACATCATTTTCCTTGGTCCTCCAGCTAAAGCCATGTGGGCCCTCGGGGACAAGATAGCGAGCTCCATAGTGGCCCAGACTGCCTCTGTCCCCACTCTGCCCTGGAGTGGGAGTGGCCTCACTATTGACTTCACTGAGGAAGATCTGCAGAAAGGGAAGATTGCCCACGTTCCTGACTCTGTCTATAAGAAGGGCTGCATTCAGGACGCCCAGCATGGCATTAAG gtggcTGAGAAGATTGGTTTCCCTGTCATGATCAAAGCCTCAGAGGGTGGAGGGGGTAAAGGTATTAGGAAAGCCACTAACAAGAAGGAGTTCCCTTCTCTCTACAACCAGGTTCAAGCAGAGGTACCAGGATCTCCAGTCTTTGTCATGAAGCTGGCCAACAA TGCTAGGCATGTTGAGGTCCAGCTCATAGCTGATCAGTATGGGAATGCCATCTCTCTCTTTGGTAGAGACTGTTCAGTGCAAAGACGCCATCAGAAGATCATAGAAGAGGCTCCAGCAGCCATTACTGACCCTGTAGTGTTTGAACGGATGGAGAAG TCTGCTGTTAGACTCGCCAAGATGGTGGGTTATGTTAGTGCTGGCACTGTGGAGTACTTATATCACGATGGAGGAGAGTTCCATTTCCTAGAGCTCAACCCAAGACTACAG GTGGAGCACCCCTGCACTGAGATGGTGGCTGACGTCAATTTGCCAGCACTGCAATTACAAGTTGGTATGGGGATTCCCCTTCACTGCATACGAGATATCCGCAGACTCTATAAAGTTGATCCATGGGAAACTACACCAATAGACTTTGACAC tcctgTCAACAAGCCTACACCTCATGGACATGTCATAGCTTGCAGGATCACTGCTGAGAATCCTGATGAG ggATTTCGTCCCGGCAGTGGCACAGTACAAGAGCTTAACTTCCACAGTAGTAAGAATGTATGGGGCTACTTCAGTGTATCAGCAACTGGTGGTCTCCATGAGTATGCTGACTCGCAGTTTGGCCACTGCTTTGCTTGGGGGGAGACGAGGGAAATAGCACGCAACAACATGGTTCCAGCTTTGAGGAAGTTGTCTATAAGAGGAGACTTTAGGACCACTGTTGAGTTTCTGAGTACATTACTGGAGACACAAGCCTTCCATCAGAACACAATAGACACAGGCTGGCTAGACAGACTCATAGCTGAGAAG gtTAAGTCAGAGAAGCCTGAGCCAATACTAGGAGTCATCTGTGCCACTCTGTGCATTGCAGAGGGTGCCTTTAAGAAGAGGTTTGCAGACTATCAGATTCTGTTAGAGAGAGGACAGGTCATGAATGCTGAGCTGCTCTCCAATGTAGTGGATGTAGAGCTCATCTACTCTGGAGTTAAATACACACTCAAGGCATCACGTGTACAGCCAACCA CATATGGCCTGGTGATGAATGGCAGTCTCCTGGAAGTGGAGGTACATTGTCTGAGTGATGGGTCTCTATTGCTCAGTCTAGATGGTGCTAGTTACACTACCTACATGAGAGAAGAAGTAGACAAATATCGTGTTGTAGTGAGTGGGCGTACCTGTGAGTTTGACAAGGAGAATGATCCGACCAAGCTAAG agccacGTCACCTGGTAAGCTACTCCACTACCTGGTGGAGGATGGAGGAAGTGTGTCTCCTGGAGCAGCCTATGCTGAAATAGAGGTCATGAAAATGGTTACCACGCTAACAGCCAGTGTGGGAGGAAC GATCCATCATGTACGACGGCCTGGGGCTATCCTACATCCTGGTACACTAGTCGCAACCCTTGACCTTGATGACTCATCACAAATACAAGCTGCTCAGAGATCAACAGACACTCTCCCACAACACAAGACAGCGTCAGGTTGTGGGGACAAAGTGCACCAG GTATACCAATCCTCCAAGAAGGGACTATTATATCTCATGGCTGGGTTTGGAGTACAACAAGAGCCCTTCTATACTGACAAGATGACTCTACTAGCTAATGACATGCTAACAGCTCTCAAGGACCCTACACTGCCTCTAATGGAGACTAAGGAACTATTGTCCACCATCTCCAGTCGCATACCACACTCTGTGGACATGGAGATAGGGAAGTGCTTGACTAGATACGCTGGGAACCTCACATCCATCCTCTCCCAGTTTCCCACCACCAAGATTGAGAACATTATCAATCGTCATGCAGCCACACTTCAGAGGAGGGCAGATCATGATCAGTTCTTCATGAACACTAACCCCATCATGCAGCTAGTACAGAA gtatcGCCATGGCATGCGTAGTAGACTCAAGGCCACCATTGTGGAGCTGCTGAGAGAATACTATCGTGTGGAGGAGGCCTTTCAGA ACGGCTACGAGAAGGGTGTCCAGAGACTAAGAGTAGAGCATTCTGAGGACATGGCTAAAGTGTCAGCAGATATATTTGCTCACTATTATATAGTGGGGCGCAACACACTTGCAGTGCGACTCATT GGGGCACTCCAGCAACAAGAGACGTACAATATGTCAGAAGATCTGAAGAAAGTTCTATTAGACCTTGCGTCTCTTAACAACCACAAGAACTCTAAAGTAGCTCTGAGTGCACGACAA GTTCTAATAGCTGCCCACCAACCTCCCTATGAGCTGCGCTACAACCAAGTGGAGAGCATATTCCTCGAGGCCATTGATGGGAACTCCTTCCAAGCAGACTCACTTGAGCAGCTCATCAAGTCAGACACTGCTATATTTGATATCCTCCCATCGTGTTTCTACCATCGCAACAAGCTAGTGCGTGTGGCTGCACTGGAGGTGTATGTGAGGCGCTCTTATACAGCATATGATGTGACCTCAGTGCAACACGATGAGCTAGAGGGAGGTGTTCCCATTGTCCAGTGGCAGTTCCTGCTTCCCCTCACTCACCCAAACAG ACTGGTGGCCTATCGGAGAGCTAGTATGAGCTCTCTACCCGTGGCCAAGGTCTATTCACTGAGTGAAGATCTGATGGGTTTTGCTAAGCAACAGGCACAAGGCAATGTCATCGAGTGTCAGCGTACTGGAATCATGGCAGCATTCTCATCATTTGAGAACTTTGAAGG gtacTTTGGTGACCTTATGGACTTGTTTACACCTGAGGACACACCCAATAGCCCCGCTCCCATCACTAGCCCGGACCTACTCTCCTCTATAGATGAGCACACTAAAGATGACGTCTTCGATGGTGGAATCACG ATGAAGGAAATTCCGTCCATTCCACTGGAAAGTGTTAGCAGTAATTCTAGCACTCCAAGAGGATCAACCAATCAGCTTCCTGCTACCATGGCAACCGACGAGCCAATCCATATCATTAACATTGGTCTGTATTGCAACGAAAACGAAGAATTGAACGACATCTTGCTGAGTACCAAGTGCCATCAGTTTGTGCAG AGTAACAAGGCTCAACTTCACCAGTGTGGTATTCGGAGGATATCGTTTCTCTTCTGCAAAGAAAGAACATTCCCAAAGTTCTTCACTTTCAGAGCCAGGAGTGAT TTCACTGAGGACACTATATATCGCCATCTGGAGCCAGCACTGGCATTTCAACTCGAGATCAATCGACTCTCAAACTTTGATATCCAGTTCTTGCCTTGTCAGAATCATCGTATGCACTTGTACCTTGGGTCAGCTAAAGTGGCTGCTGGTCTGCCAGTTACTGATCATAGGTTCTTCATACGTACTATTATACGCCACTCAGACTTTGTGACCAGG GAAGCCTCTTATGAGTACATGTGGAAGGAAGGAGAGCGGATGTTCCTAGAATGTCTAGATCAGCTAGAGGTGGCCAATGCAGAGGTCAAAGAG AAGATACGCACTGACTGCAACCATATCTTCCTGCACTTTGTACCTCCCGTTATTCTGGACCCTCGCAAGATACAAGAGAAGATGTTAGCCATTGTGTCCCATTATGGAGTGAGGTTATATAGGCACAGAGTCACAGAGGCAGAGATTAAGTGTGCCATCAG ACTGTCTCCAAATGATGCTTCCATTCCCATCCGTGTGTTCATCACCAGTGACAACGGTGTGTCTGTtcgtacacacatgtacagggaGGTGGAGAACCCACGCACAAAAGAG CTTGTGTTTGAGAACTACGACCAATCAGAATCAGGGTCACTGAATGGCCAGAAGGTCAATACCCCGTACCCCAGCAAAGACCACCTTCAACAGAAGAGATACATCGCTCAATCCATGGGAACCACTTATGTGTACGACTTCCTGGAGCTTTTCAGACAA GGAGTGATGAAACAATGGGAACGCTACATTGGTCAGGTGCGGAGGTCAAGAGGAGATAAACTGACTCTACCAAACTATGACAAAGTGCTCAACAGTACAGAGCTAGTGTTGGATGATCAAGGGGTGCTCAGAGAGGTCAATAGGGTCGCTGGCGAGAAtgag GTTGCCATGGTAGCATGGCGTGTAAGTATGCTGACTCCGCAGTATCCAGAAGGCAGGGACATGATCATCATTGCCAATGATATCACGAATCAGATAGGGTCGTTTGGGCCCGAGGAGGACCGATTGTTCCAACAGGCCTCAGCTCTCAGCCGGGAACAAGGAATCCCGAGACTCTACATTGCTGCCAACAGTGGGGCAAGGATAGGCCTAGCAGAGGAACTCAAGCAGCTCTTCCAAGTGGCATGGGTGGATGAACAAGAACCAGACAAAGGCTTTAAATATCTCTACCTTTCTCCTACCGACTACATGAAG GTGAACAGTGGAGGCAGTGTGCTGACGGAGCATATTGAAGAGAGTGGGGAGTCTCGTTACAAGATCACTGACATCATAG gaaagAAGGATGGGCTAGGTGTAGAGAACTTGAGCGGCTCTGGCATGATTGCTGGAGAAACCTCACAAGCCTACAATGATGTCTTCACCATCAACTTG gTGACGTGTCGTGCTATTGGTATAGGAGCGTACCTTGTGCGGCTTGGTCAACGTGTGATACAAGTGGAGAACTCTCACATCATTCTAACTGGAGCTGGAGCCCTCAATAAAGTGTTAGGTCGGGAGGTCTATTCATCCAATGCTCAATTAGGAGGAATACAGATCATGCACAACAATG GGGTGACTCATCGTATTGCTCCTAGTGATGTGGAGGGTGTGTTTGGAGTATTGGATTGGCTGGCATTTGTTCCTATGTGTCGTGGCGGTCCTCTTCCTGTGTTGCCACCTCTTGACCCTGTGGATAGATGTATAGAGTTCCTCCCGACTAAAGCTCCTTATAACCCCCGCCACCTCATCACTGGTCACCCACACAGAG gtggagtggagtgggtgaAGGGCTTCTTTGATGAAGGATCATTCATTGAGACGCTTGACAACTGGGCCATGACAGTTGTGTGTGGGCGGGCTCGTCTAGGGGGAATTCCCTGTGGTGTCATCGCCGTGGAAACACGCTCTGTTGAGTGTACCATTCCCGCTGATCCAGCCAATCCGAGCTCAGAGAGTACA gtgttgAGTCAGGCTGGTCAAGTGTGGTACCCAGACTCCGCCTTCAAGACAGCACAAGCTCTGCAAGACATGAACAAAGAGGGTCTTCCTGTCATTATCTTTGCTAATTGGAGGGGCTTCTCTGGCGGGATGAGAG ACATGTACCAGGAGGTGCTCAAGTATGGTGCCATGATAGTGGATGCTCTCAGAGGTTACACACAACCTGTGTTTGTATACCTGCCGCCTCATGGAGAGttgaggggtggggcttggGTGGTGGTGGaccctaccatcaacccagcacAGATGGAGATGTATGCAG atcgTGAGAGCCGTGGTGGAGTGCTTGAGTCAGAGGGTACTGTGGAGATCAAGTTCAGAAGGAAGGACATCATCAAAGCCATGAGTCGCTTGGACACAGCTTACAATGATGTACAGAGTCAACTCAAGTCTCCCACTCTTTCTCCTGATGAGAGGAAGAGATTAGAGGCTACATTGAGTGCCAGAGAGGAGAGTCTAGCCTCTACCTTCCATCAGGTAGCTGTAGAGTTTGCTAATCTTCATGACACACCAGGAAGGATGCATAAGAAAGGCTGTGTCTCA GATGTACTGGACTGGAAAAATGCACGCAAGTTCTTCTACTGGCGACTGAGACGACGTCTTGGAGAGGAGAAAGCAATCGGATTGGTTATCAATGCAGACAG gtgtttGTCTCGTGGTGAAGCCCTAGAGCTGCTCAAGAGATGGTTTGTGGAGAGCAAGGGAACTGTGAAT GCGTATCTATGGCACAACAATGAAGTGGCTGGTCAGTGGTTGGAGGGACAAACCATCTCCTCTGGACTAAGTACCGTGACTCAGAACCTGGCTTGTATTAGGAGGGACGCTGTACAGAGAGAGGTGTTAGG GTTGGTGGCCAACAGTCCTGATATTGCCATGGAGACGGTGGTTCGTATGGCACAGGGATTGACGTCATCTCAACGCAGTCAAGTCATGCATCTACTGTCATCAATTGAAGGATCGAACAGGAACTGa